From a single Cyclobacterium marinum DSM 745 genomic region:
- a CDS encoding TolC family protein — protein sequence MMNNIRSGKLILILLLFSLATKAQDTLQLSREQAEALFLKDNLRLIAEKLNISQAEAMAMQANLWPNPSFTLDQVNFWATNAQTGGKEVIPSLGGLPTNQQFGFGIEQIILTARKRKKLVALEEVSVEKSKQYFEDLLRNLKIEFRNQLTRLQYLQFSKSIYQNQLNSIRLLTIAYKNQVEEGNVSQGEFIRLKAMELEIAKTINEFNREVNEAQKELKVFMHLPATTHLQITDEGFLKDTEQFSQLALNDIIEQAKIHRPDYRITQLEETYYNNLHAFEKAQRIPNLTLSSAYDRGGNAMLDFVGFGVSMDLPFFNRNQGNIRHAQIGIKKSKILRKEKTLKIENEIVLSYQNLSNAVFFLDEIASDYESTLDGLLTSYTQNFIERNISMLEYLDFLEAYLENKKVILEAGKDVNEMAEELNYTVGMDLIK from the coding sequence ATGATGAACAATATAAGATCAGGAAAACTCATTCTCATTCTTTTATTATTTTCTCTTGCGACAAAGGCACAAGACACCTTACAACTAAGTCGTGAACAAGCCGAAGCGCTATTCCTGAAAGACAACTTACGGCTCATTGCTGAAAAGCTGAACATTTCTCAGGCCGAAGCAATGGCAATGCAAGCCAACCTATGGCCTAATCCTAGTTTTACATTGGACCAAGTAAACTTTTGGGCCACGAATGCCCAAACCGGTGGGAAAGAAGTAATCCCCTCACTCGGAGGCTTGCCCACCAACCAACAATTCGGCTTTGGGATAGAACAAATTATTCTTACAGCCAGAAAACGAAAAAAATTAGTTGCCTTAGAAGAGGTCTCTGTAGAAAAGTCCAAACAGTATTTCGAAGATTTACTAAGGAACTTAAAAATAGAATTTCGCAATCAACTCACCAGGTTGCAATACCTCCAGTTCAGTAAAAGCATTTATCAAAATCAGCTTAATTCTATCCGCTTACTTACAATAGCCTATAAAAACCAGGTAGAGGAAGGAAATGTTTCGCAAGGAGAATTCATACGATTAAAAGCCATGGAACTGGAGATAGCTAAAACCATTAATGAATTTAATCGAGAAGTTAATGAAGCCCAAAAAGAACTGAAGGTTTTCATGCATTTACCTGCGACCACACATTTACAAATTACTGATGAAGGATTTTTGAAAGACACTGAGCAATTCAGTCAACTTGCTCTGAATGATATTATTGAGCAAGCTAAAATACACCGTCCGGATTATAGAATAACACAATTGGAAGAAACATACTACAATAATTTGCATGCTTTCGAAAAAGCCCAAAGAATCCCAAATCTTACACTTAGTAGCGCATATGACAGAGGGGGTAACGCAATGCTCGATTTTGTAGGCTTTGGGGTATCCATGGATTTGCCATTTTTTAACAGGAATCAGGGTAATATTAGGCACGCACAAATTGGAATAAAAAAATCTAAAATTCTTAGAAAGGAAAAAACTCTTAAGATTGAAAATGAAATTGTACTCTCCTACCAAAACCTATCCAACGCAGTGTTTTTTCTAGATGAAATAGCGTCTGATTATGAAAGCACCCTTGACGGCCTGCTTACAAGTTATACACAAAATTTTATCGAAAGAAACATCAGCATGCTTGAATACCTTGATTTTTTGGAAGCCTATCTGGAAAACAAAAAAGTTATCCTTGAAGCAGGGAAGGATGTCAATGAAATGGCGGAGGAACTTAACTACACCGTTGGTATGGATTTGATTAAATAA